The genomic stretch TGTATATTAATCTTTATATTTTATATATCGAATACCCTATCGCCTCCTCGTCTGCTTACGCTTTATTTTTCAAAAATATTTTTTTCAGGCAACACATCTAAAAATAAGTGTACACGCCTTTGAAGTTGTCGACAATCAGCAAAAGTATGATTTTAGTCTTCCAAATGTATGAAAATAAGTACAGAAGATAAATAAACGGGGGTTTAGGGGTGTGACTTTAAGGTTCGAGGGAGGTGATCCCTTCGCGAATAGCATATTTTGTAAGTTCTGCGATACTATGGATATTGAGCTTTGCCATTATTTGCTGGCGATGGGTATCAACTGTTTTTACGCTTACGTTAAGTTTTGATGCAATTTCTCTTGTTGTTTTTCCCTCAGCCAGCAGTTGAAGTATTTCCCGCTCACGGGCTGTTAGTATTGTAAATACGGAAGGCTCCCTTTTGGGGAGATTGTGGAGGTACTCTCTTATTACTACATCGGTTATCCGCGGACTTAGATAAAGCTGATTTGTGATTGCAGCATGAATTGCCGATATGAGCTCCTCACAGGTACAATCCTTGGGAAGGTATCCGGATGCGCCTGCCCCCAGCATTTGCATTACAAACTTGGTGTCTGTGTGTGTAGACAGGGCAAGCACCCTTACACCCTTGGTCTCTGCGATAATTTGACGGGTAGCATCGATACCGTTCATATTGGGCATACCTATATCCATAATCACAATGTCCGGCAGCAGTTTCTTGGTAAGTCTCACAGTTTCTAATCCATCCTGAGCCTCTGCAACTACCTCCACCTCAGTTATTTTTTCAAAGATGGCACGAAGCCCCTCGCGTATTATCTGGTGGTCGTCAGCCAGGAGTAAGCGTATAGTCATGCTTGTTGTCCCTCATGTTACGTCTAACGTTATGGATACTTTAAAAGTTCACGCGTATATTATGAACATTCCGGGAAACATTTTGTCTTTAATTTGCCAAAATAACGGAGCAGGCTTTTTCTTGTACCTCTTTATATACATTATACCACTTTTAACATTGTTTTTCATAACATACAATATATAAACTAAGTTCCCAAAAAAATCGTTCGCCACTTAATGCCGGTTTTCCAGCACAATGCTGATGGAAGATTTTGCAATGTGGGTGAACGTTTTTGAAAAATTAATATTGATGCCAGTCAAGTCGTCCCAGCGAGGANNNNNNNNNNNNNNNNNNNNNNNNNNNNNNNNNNNNNNNNNNNNNNNNNNNNNNNNNNNNNNNNNNNNNNNNNNNNNNNNNNNNNNNNNNNNNNNNNNNNCTGGACAATTCAAAAGGGCAAAAAACCCTTGACAAACTACGATGTTACAAGTATAACTGTCTAAAGTGGTAAATAGTGTTAAAAGGTGGGATAGTGTTCGCGGGTAGATTCGAATACGCCATAGACGACAAAAGCAGGGTCAGCATACCTGCGAAGTTCAGAGAGATGCTCTCTGTGCACCATGATCTGAGGCTGATCTTCACTAATCTCGACGGGTGCATTGTCGGTTATCCCTTTCAGGAGTGGCTGAACATTGAAGAGAAGATATCGAACAAAAGCTCGATGAAAAAAGAAGAGAGATTGTTCCTGAGGTATTTTTTCTCCG from Syntrophorhabdaceae bacterium encodes the following:
- a CDS encoding response regulator transcription factor, coding for MTIRLLLADDHQIIREGLRAIFEKITEVEVVAEAQDGLETVRLTKKLLPDIVIMDIGMPNMNGIDATRQIIAETKGVRVLALSTHTDTKFVMQMLGAGASGYLPKDCTCEELISAIHAAITNQLYLSPRITDVVIREYLHNLPKREPSVFTILTAREREILQLLAEGKTTREIASKLNVSVKTVDTHRQQIMAKLNIHSIAELTKYAIREGITSLEP
- the mraZ gene encoding division/cell wall cluster transcriptional repressor MraZ — translated: MFAGRFEYAIDDKSRVSIPAKFREMLSVHHDLRLIFTNLDGCIVGYPFQEWLNIEEKISNKSSMKKEERLFLRYFFSGASECTIDKLGRVLLPQALKTDAHIIKNVVIIGMGKKIEIWAKEKWEELVKQATSDPDQIASIVSELGL